Proteins co-encoded in one Hymenobacter swuensis DY53 genomic window:
- a CDS encoding YdeI/OmpD-associated family protein translates to MTEKELKTFCPTSRQHWRKWLQEHHASQQSVWLIYYKKKSGRPTVGYSEAVDEALCFGWIDSQAKPIDEETYRQFFSRRKPRSTWSKVNKEKVARLIAEGLMTPAGLNCIDAAKSNGSWTILDEVEALLLPPDLEQALLQSPPAKSYFLSLSRSDKRNMLQWLVLAKRPATRQRRMAELVELAGQQLKPAQFRGRKKNAKPDAPA, encoded by the coding sequence ATGACCGAAAAAGAGCTGAAAACGTTTTGCCCCACAAGCCGCCAACACTGGCGCAAATGGCTGCAGGAGCATCACGCCAGCCAACAATCCGTGTGGCTGATCTACTACAAAAAGAAGTCCGGCCGGCCCACCGTCGGGTACAGCGAAGCCGTGGACGAAGCCCTCTGTTTTGGCTGGATTGACAGCCAGGCAAAGCCAATAGACGAAGAAACCTACCGGCAGTTTTTCAGCAGAAGAAAGCCCCGCAGTACGTGGTCGAAGGTCAACAAGGAAAAAGTAGCGCGGCTGATAGCCGAAGGCCTGATGACCCCGGCGGGCCTCAACTGCATAGACGCAGCCAAAAGCAACGGCTCTTGGACGATTCTTGACGAGGTGGAAGCCCTGCTTCTTCCCCCTGACCTGGAGCAGGCGCTGCTGCAAAGCCCGCCTGCCAAAAGCTATTTTCTGAGCTTAAGCCGGTCTGATAAACGCAATATGCTGCAATGGCTGGTGCTGGCCAAACGCCCCGCAACGCGCCAGCGCCGGATGGCAGAGTTGGTAGAACTGGCCGGACAACAACTCAAGCCCGCGCAGTTCCGGGGCCGCAAAAAAAACGCGAAACCCGATGCTCCTGCGTAG